Proteins from one Niallia circulans genomic window:
- the thpR gene encoding RNA 2',3'-cyclic phosphodiesterase gives MTMNTHYFLAIGLPEAARQQIVDKKAILQAAFPFKKWVHPQDYHLTLAFLGDAPEEKRNELTAILDNALYNTERFTLNIDKLGVFGNEASPRIFWLGVDENPVLFRLQENVHEYCKQAGFTLEKRPFHPHITLARKWAGQEKFQADRLAIESPFVEELVSFDVNQFSLFQTHLNKEPKYEAIYTKKL, from the coding sequence ATGACAATGAATACACATTATTTTTTAGCAATTGGCTTGCCGGAAGCTGCCAGACAACAGATAGTAGATAAAAAAGCAATACTTCAAGCAGCCTTCCCCTTTAAAAAATGGGTGCATCCGCAAGACTACCATTTAACGTTAGCGTTTTTAGGAGATGCCCCAGAAGAGAAGCGGAATGAGCTTACGGCAATTTTGGATAATGCTTTATATAATACAGAGAGATTTACTTTAAATATCGATAAATTAGGTGTATTTGGGAATGAAGCAAGTCCACGAATTTTCTGGCTTGGAGTGGACGAGAATCCAGTACTATTCAGGCTGCAAGAGAATGTACATGAGTATTGCAAACAGGCTGGCTTTACGTTAGAAAAAAGGCCGTTCCATCCGCATATTACCCTTGCAAGAAAATGGGCTGGACAAGAGAAATTTCAAGCAGACAGGCTTGCGATAGAATCTCCATTTGTGGAAGAATTGGTTTCATTTGATGTAAATCAATTCTCATTATTTCAAACACACTTAAATAAAGAACCTAAATATGAAGCAATATATACGAAAAAATTATAA
- a CDS encoding NERD domain-containing protein, giving the protein MAQLIKLKDYISRYQQNILLYPSRFVRLKKQKWEGVKSAFDSKDMQIFYENTDLTEYLPEEKESIFLKIRGMMNRKGKEEEALLFPAIVKDEEDKEDKEEQLFSFDYKANEYTEPQSLEQLKLQFLNQLFQFQMKWASSTLTEKSTVKKAFYYDDLLKYFLQRFPDTYLVLYKPVFLLKNAPIEVETILVTPTAVWCITVLEAEDSAVFVGSNEKFWVKKYNSKEKKILSPVIALNRTEKIIRGVFDRHDVTLPIQKAILTRNGYIDYPTIPYDLKIIEKRNYDEWFQMMRNNQSPIKAIQLKGAESLLQYCLTTSVRRYDWDFPGEEKS; this is encoded by the coding sequence TTGGCACAATTAATTAAGCTAAAAGACTACATATCACGCTATCAGCAAAATATTCTACTATATCCGTCGCGCTTTGTCCGTCTGAAGAAGCAAAAATGGGAAGGTGTAAAAAGTGCATTTGATTCAAAAGACATGCAAATATTTTATGAAAATACAGATTTGACGGAATATTTGCCAGAGGAAAAAGAATCTATCTTTCTGAAAATCAGAGGGATGATGAATCGAAAAGGGAAGGAAGAAGAAGCGCTTCTTTTTCCGGCTATCGTTAAGGATGAAGAAGACAAAGAAGACAAAGAAGAGCAATTATTTTCCTTTGACTATAAAGCAAACGAATATACTGAACCGCAAAGCTTGGAACAGTTGAAGCTGCAGTTTTTAAATCAGCTTTTCCAATTTCAGATGAAATGGGCAAGCTCGACACTGACAGAAAAGTCAACCGTCAAGAAAGCATTTTATTATGATGATTTGCTGAAATATTTTTTGCAGCGATTTCCAGACACATATCTGGTCCTTTATAAGCCAGTTTTCTTGTTGAAAAACGCGCCAATTGAGGTAGAGACAATCCTTGTAACACCAACTGCAGTCTGGTGTATTACTGTATTGGAAGCAGAAGATTCCGCTGTCTTTGTTGGTTCAAATGAGAAATTTTGGGTAAAGAAATACAATAGCAAAGAAAAAAAGATTTTAAGCCCGGTTATTGCACTGAACCGAACAGAAAAGATAATTCGAGGTGTTTTTGACAGGCATGATGTAACATTGCCTATTCAAAAAGCGATTTTAACAAGAAATGGCTATATCGATTATCCAACAATACCATATGATCTGAAAATCATTGAGAAAAGAAATTATGATGAATGGTTTCAGATGATGAGAAATAACCAGTCACCGATTAAGGCGATCCAGTTAAAAGGGGCAGAAAGTCTTTTGCAATATTGTTTGACAACCTCTGTAAGAAGATATGATTGGGATTTCCCAGGAGAAGAGAAATCTTGA
- the pulA gene encoding type I pullulanase: MLSIKRDYYAYLDELSVITILLPYMYHGGEANAFTVQGEDGSSISLTIKAKETVQQYAKYTCISSVKLDAGKSYKIIDNHNGSTDLQIGAVIRTKEFDERYFYEGPLGIQYSTEMSSFYLWAPTAQQVKLVLQNPHNHTRSEIPMSKKDKGAWTTEVEQNVDGFHYTYLVLINLEWREAVDPYAVAVSVNGEKGVIVDLGKTKTVKPILPDLPSPVDSIIYETHIRDFTIHPNSGADKKGTYQGAAQLGTKTSSGESTGLSYVKELGVTHLELLPVHDFEEVDELNVFKRYNWGYNPSHFNVPEGSYSTDPTNPYARITELKQLIHAVQKQGIRVITDVVYNHVYKKEDSPFEKILPGYFFRYDGNGMPANGTGVGNDIASERLMVRRYIHDSVRFWLEEYQVDGFRFDLMGILDVVTMQGVREICDNMDTDILVFGEGWNLQTPIPEEEKAIISNQEKLPRIGQFNDQFRDQIKGSTFDLKNSGFALGNGSMPNVQDLLTGSIGLTDDEAGMFMEPVQTINYVESHDNYTLWDKIEACFPDLEDANKRKKHVLATSLVLISQGIPFLHSGQEFFRTKYGVENSYKSPDEINRLDWDRRDTFIDNVQFIKDLIQLRKSLAALRLPNADLIRKHASIKFHSPLFVEYRLSEVGSYGDWETLHILINADNGHQKMDIPEGEWKLLLMKDKVYLHDFPNVEKNADVYQTSITIIGKKKAEH; encoded by the coding sequence ATGCTGTCCATAAAAAGAGATTATTATGCTTATTTAGATGAGCTTTCTGTTATAACCATACTGCTTCCGTATATGTATCATGGCGGTGAAGCCAATGCTTTTACAGTACAGGGAGAGGATGGTTCTTCTATTAGTTTAACAATCAAGGCGAAGGAGACGGTACAGCAGTATGCTAAATACACTTGTATTTCCTCCGTGAAGTTAGATGCTGGCAAAAGCTATAAAATCATTGATAATCACAATGGCAGTACTGATTTGCAAATTGGTGCGGTAATAAGGACAAAAGAATTTGATGAGCGTTACTTTTATGAAGGTCCGCTTGGCATCCAGTACAGTACGGAAATGAGCAGTTTTTACTTATGGGCACCTACTGCCCAACAAGTGAAGCTCGTACTGCAAAATCCCCACAATCACACACGCAGTGAAATACCGATGAGCAAAAAAGACAAGGGAGCTTGGACAACAGAAGTTGAACAAAATGTAGACGGTTTTCACTACACGTATTTAGTTCTTATTAATTTAGAGTGGAGAGAGGCGGTTGACCCTTATGCGGTTGCTGTTAGCGTTAATGGTGAAAAAGGCGTCATTGTTGATTTAGGGAAGACGAAAACAGTGAAGCCTATCCTTCCTGACCTGCCATCTCCTGTTGATAGCATCATTTATGAAACACATATTCGCGACTTTACGATACATCCAAACAGCGGTGCAGATAAGAAAGGAACATATCAAGGGGCTGCCCAGCTTGGTACGAAAACAAGTTCAGGTGAAAGTACAGGTCTTTCCTATGTGAAGGAGTTGGGAGTAACACATCTCGAGTTACTGCCGGTCCATGACTTTGAGGAAGTTGACGAGCTAAACGTCTTCAAAAGATATAACTGGGGGTATAATCCTTCCCATTTTAATGTGCCAGAAGGCAGCTATTCGACTGACCCGACAAATCCGTATGCGAGGATTACGGAATTGAAACAGCTTATCCATGCTGTCCAAAAGCAAGGAATAAGGGTTATTACGGATGTCGTCTACAATCATGTGTACAAAAAAGAAGATTCTCCATTTGAGAAAATCCTCCCGGGATATTTTTTTCGTTATGACGGTAATGGAATGCCTGCAAATGGCACGGGTGTCGGCAATGATATTGCGTCAGAACGCTTGATGGTGCGGAGATATATTCATGATTCGGTTCGTTTTTGGCTAGAGGAATACCAGGTGGACGGATTCCGCTTCGATTTAATGGGAATATTGGATGTCGTGACAATGCAAGGTGTTCGTGAAATTTGCGATAACATGGACACAGATATCCTTGTATTTGGAGAGGGCTGGAATTTACAAACGCCGATTCCAGAAGAAGAAAAGGCGATTATTAGTAACCAAGAAAAGCTGCCACGGATCGGGCAATTCAATGATCAGTTCCGTGACCAAATAAAAGGAAGCACATTTGACTTGAAGAACAGTGGCTTTGCTTTAGGGAATGGCAGCATGCCTAATGTGCAAGATCTGCTGACAGGCAGCATCGGCTTAACGGATGATGAGGCTGGAATGTTTATGGAGCCAGTTCAGACGATAAATTACGTCGAATCACATGATAACTATACACTCTGGGATAAAATTGAAGCATGCTTTCCAGATTTAGAGGATGCTAATAAACGTAAAAAGCATGTGCTTGCTACTTCACTTGTTTTAATCAGCCAAGGAATTCCGTTTTTGCATAGCGGTCAAGAGTTCTTCCGAACGAAATATGGCGTGGAAAATAGCTATAAATCACCAGATGAAATTAACAGACTTGATTGGGACAGAAGAGATACATTCATTGACAATGTCCAATTTATAAAAGACCTAATTCAACTGCGAAAATCTTTAGCTGCACTCCGTCTGCCGAATGCAGACCTTATAAGAAAACATGCAAGCATTAAATTTCATTCTCCTTTATTTGTTGAATACAGGCTAAGTGAAGTCGGTAGCTATGGAGACTGGGAAACTTTGCACATCCTTATTAATGCAGACAATGGACATCAGAAAATGGATATTCCAGAAGGTGAATGGAAGCTGCTCTTAATGAAAGATAAGGTATATCTGCATGATTTTCCAAATGTAGAAAAAAATGCAGATGTTTATCAGACCAGCATAACAATTATTGGTAAGAAAAAAGCTGAACACTGA
- a CDS encoding phosphotransferase family protein, with translation MEHLLGQDWEITPAGGETGEAFFAQNNGQKLFLKRNSSPFLAVLSAEGIVPKLVWTKRFENGDVFTAQQWLIGREFSQSDMTDDRVVMLLKKIHTSKPLLEMLKRLGKTTLMPNMILAVIKAELDEALTSNETITKSIAFLEENIPFIKSEEEVVCHCDVNHNNWLLSEDNQLYLIDWDGAMIADPAIDLGMLLYWYIPKSEWTEWLEKYGFEPTDSLMLRMKWYVIAQTLNSIQWYKKKSRYHEMEKWIQFLNDLD, from the coding sequence TTGGAACATTTATTAGGACAAGATTGGGAAATAACCCCTGCAGGCGGAGAAACAGGAGAAGCCTTTTTCGCCCAAAACAATGGCCAAAAGCTATTTCTGAAGAGAAACTCTTCTCCGTTTTTAGCCGTTTTGTCTGCAGAAGGAATTGTCCCAAAACTTGTTTGGACAAAAAGATTTGAAAATGGGGATGTATTCACTGCACAGCAGTGGCTTATTGGCAGAGAGTTCAGCCAATCTGACATGACAGATGACAGGGTTGTTATGCTGCTCAAAAAGATTCATACATCTAAACCGTTATTGGAAATGCTTAAAAGGCTTGGGAAAACAACACTGATGCCGAATATGATTCTTGCAGTCATTAAAGCAGAATTGGATGAAGCGCTGACTAGTAATGAAACAATTACGAAGTCTATTGCCTTTTTAGAAGAAAATATTCCATTTATAAAGAGCGAAGAAGAAGTTGTGTGTCACTGTGATGTTAATCATAACAACTGGCTGCTTTCAGAAGACAACCAGTTGTATTTAATCGATTGGGATGGAGCAATGATTGCAGATCCAGCAATCGATTTAGGAATGCTTCTTTACTGGTATATCCCAAAATCAGAATGGACAGAATGGCTTGAAAAATATGGATTTGAACCGACAGACAGCCTTATGCTTCGCATGAAATGGTATGTGATTGCCCAAACCCTTAATTCTATCCAATGGTATAAAAAGAAATCCCGTTATCATGAGATGGAAAAGTGGATACAGTTTCTAAATGACTTGGATTAA
- a CDS encoding YtzH-like family protein, translating into MPLTHEHQLGLLKDILSNHQEDCCGSVSECEQLERLVTSLKVNGNIDQNILPILEEISQYSQRGIHTSNLNNHIESSQEQLSQWVDGINGFTG; encoded by the coding sequence ATGCCACTTACACATGAACATCAATTAGGTTTATTAAAGGACATTTTAAGTAACCATCAAGAAGACTGCTGTGGTTCTGTGTCTGAATGTGAACAACTTGAACGTCTTGTGACTTCCTTGAAGGTCAATGGCAATATTGACCAAAATATTCTTCCTATTCTGGAGGAAATCAGCCAGTACAGCCAGAGAGGGATTCACACAAGCAATTTAAACAATCACATTGAGTCCTCTCAAGAGCAGCTGTCCCAATGGGTTGACGGCATTAATGGATTTACAGGCTAA
- the trmB gene encoding tRNA (guanosine(46)-N7)-methyltransferase TrmB, with protein MRLRHKPWAKDKLLAYPQYAVKHPEEWKGKWDQAFSGKGPIHIEVGTGKGRFITEMAKANPHINYIGIELQESVIVAALDRVIEAEVPNLKLMNLDASKLTDYFLKGEVERVYLNFSDPWPKTRHEKRRLTFKTFLKSYEEVLIPNGEIHFKTDNQGLFEYSLRSFSEYGMLLKFVSLDLHNSDYEGNIMTEYEEKFSSRGSRIFRSETQFKS; from the coding sequence ATGCGATTAAGACATAAACCATGGGCGAAGGACAAGCTGCTGGCATATCCCCAATATGCTGTCAAGCATCCTGAAGAGTGGAAAGGAAAATGGGATCAAGCATTTAGCGGTAAAGGACCCATTCATATAGAAGTAGGTACAGGTAAAGGCAGATTTATTACAGAAATGGCTAAAGCAAATCCGCATATTAACTATATCGGAATTGAATTGCAAGAAAGTGTTATTGTTGCTGCATTAGACAGGGTAATTGAAGCAGAGGTACCCAATTTAAAGCTAATGAATTTGGATGCATCCAAGCTGACTGATTACTTCCTTAAAGGGGAAGTAGAGCGCGTCTACTTGAATTTCTCTGATCCATGGCCGAAAACAAGACATGAAAAGAGAAGACTTACGTTCAAGACATTCTTGAAATCGTACGAGGAAGTGCTTATCCCAAATGGTGAAATCCACTTCAAAACAGATAATCAAGGCTTGTTTGAATACTCGCTGCGAAGCTTCTCTGAGTATGGCATGCTGCTGAAATTTGTCAGCCTTGACCTTCATAATAGTGATTATGAAGGAAATATTATGACAGAATATGAAGAGAAATTTTCGTCACGCGGCAGCAGAATTTTCCGAAGTGAAACACAATTTAAATCATGA
- a CDS encoding YtnP family quorum-quenching lactonase yields the protein MNSLKIGEITLTWLNGGNTKMDGGAIFGVVPKPLWTKKYECNELNQVNLPSDPIFFEYAGKKILVDAGIGNGKLTEKQKRNYGVDEESSLEENLRTLGISPFDIDYVLMTHMHFDHASGLSKLEDGELVSIFPNAEIITSNQEWTEMKDPNIRSRNTYWEQNWRPIESQVKTFEQKWSMGPIKLVHTGGHSNGHSILIIEDGGDIAIHLADLLPTHAHQNVLWVTAYDDYPMTSIEEKQKWINWGIENDAWFTFYHDAVYRGVKWNDKGEIKEAIKRA from the coding sequence ATGAACAGTTTAAAAATAGGGGAAATTACGTTAACGTGGTTAAATGGCGGCAATACTAAAATGGATGGCGGGGCCATTTTTGGGGTAGTACCGAAGCCGTTATGGACAAAAAAATATGAGTGCAATGAATTAAACCAAGTCAATCTGCCAAGTGACCCGATATTTTTCGAATACGCTGGAAAGAAAATTCTTGTTGATGCAGGAATCGGAAATGGCAAACTGACTGAAAAGCAAAAGCGTAATTATGGAGTGGATGAAGAATCCTCACTAGAAGAAAATCTCCGTACACTCGGAATTTCTCCTTTCGATATTGATTATGTGCTGATGACACATATGCATTTTGATCATGCTAGTGGATTGTCAAAGCTAGAAGATGGTGAGCTTGTATCCATATTTCCAAATGCAGAAATTATTACGTCAAATCAAGAATGGACAGAGATGAAGGATCCAAATATACGGTCCCGAAATACTTATTGGGAACAAAACTGGAGACCGATTGAAAGCCAAGTGAAAACCTTTGAACAAAAGTGGAGTATGGGGCCAATTAAGCTTGTTCACACGGGAGGCCATAGTAACGGTCACTCTATTCTTATCATAGAGGATGGTGGTGACATCGCTATTCACCTGGCTGACCTGCTACCAACACATGCCCATCAAAATGTGCTTTGGGTGACAGCATATGATGATTATCCAATGACATCCATTGAGGAAAAACAGAAATGGATTAACTGGGGAATTGAAAACGATGCTTGGTTCACATTTTATCATGATGCAGTCTATCGTGGAGTAAAATGGAACGATAAAGGTGAAATAAAGGAAGCGATAAAACGAGCTTAA
- a CDS encoding M42 family metallopeptidase, protein MNEQTMDLFRTLTELRGIAGNEHEVRNFMRTELEKYSDEIIQDNLGSIFGVKNGLEEGPRVMVAGHMDEVGFMVTSITENGMIRFQPIGGWWSQVLLAQRVQVMTDNGPIIGVIASIPPHLLDDAQRSKPMDIKNMLIDIGADDKADAVSIGIKPGQPIVPICPFTPMANKKKIMAKAWDNRYGCGLAIELLKELQGEQLPNTLYSGATVQEEVGLRGAQTAANMIQPDIFYALDASPANDTSGDKNQFGQLGKGALLRIYDRTMVTHRGMREFILDTAESNNIAYQYFISPGGTDAGRVHTSNEGVPSAVIGICSRYIHTSASIIHVDDYAAAKELVVKLVKATDKTMVESIKANV, encoded by the coding sequence ATGAACGAGCAAACAATGGATTTATTCCGTACATTGACTGAATTACGAGGTATTGCAGGAAATGAACATGAAGTAAGAAATTTTATGCGCACAGAGCTTGAAAAATACAGTGATGAAATAATTCAAGACAATCTTGGCAGTATTTTTGGTGTGAAAAATGGATTAGAAGAAGGGCCAAGAGTTATGGTTGCTGGCCATATGGACGAAGTTGGTTTTATGGTAACATCTATTACGGAAAATGGGATGATTCGATTTCAGCCAATTGGAGGCTGGTGGAGCCAAGTACTGCTTGCCCAACGAGTGCAAGTGATGACAGATAATGGTCCGATAATCGGGGTGATCGCATCTATTCCTCCGCATTTGCTTGATGATGCACAGCGCAGCAAGCCGATGGATATCAAAAACATGCTTATTGATATTGGCGCTGATGATAAAGCAGATGCTGTGTCAATCGGTATCAAGCCAGGACAGCCAATTGTTCCGATTTGCCCATTTACTCCAATGGCAAATAAAAAGAAGATTATGGCGAAGGCTTGGGATAACCGCTATGGATGTGGGCTTGCTATCGAGTTGCTGAAGGAGCTTCAAGGTGAGCAGCTTCCTAATACCTTATATTCTGGTGCAACAGTACAAGAAGAGGTTGGACTGCGCGGAGCGCAAACGGCTGCTAATATGATTCAGCCTGACATATTTTATGCATTGGACGCAAGCCCTGCAAATGATACTTCTGGTGACAAAAACCAATTTGGTCAATTAGGAAAAGGTGCTTTGCTTCGTATATACGATCGCACCATGGTGACACATAGAGGGATGAGGGAATTTATCCTTGATACAGCGGAGAGCAATAATATTGCTTATCAGTACTTCATCTCACCAGGCGGAACAGATGCAGGGCGAGTGCATACTTCAAATGAGGGTGTACCAAGTGCTGTAATTGGTATTTGCTCGAGATATATTCATACTAGCGCTTCTATCATTCATGTGGATGATTATGCAGCAGCGAAAGAGCTAGTTGTGAAGCTTGTGAAAGCAACAGATAAAACGATGGTGGAATCCATTAAAGCAAATGTGTAA
- a CDS encoding DUF84 family protein, whose protein sequence is MIVCIGTKNPAKSGAVKEGFSLMSDVEFLELDVASGVSAQPFSDEETITGAINRAKNALVTGKGDIGIGLEGGVKQTEHGLLICNWGALVLRCGRTYIGGGASIPLPADVANALLAGEELGPVMDRYANKKNVRHNEGAIGVFTNGKITRQRMFAQVMESLVGQYEYDLKTSQ, encoded by the coding sequence ATGATTGTATGTATTGGAACAAAAAATCCGGCAAAGTCAGGGGCAGTTAAGGAAGGCTTCAGCTTAATGTCGGATGTGGAATTTTTGGAGCTTGATGTTGCATCAGGTGTAAGTGCTCAGCCGTTTTCTGATGAAGAAACGATTACAGGTGCAATTAACCGTGCTAAAAATGCGTTAGTTACTGGAAAAGGAGATATCGGTATCGGTCTTGAAGGCGGTGTTAAGCAAACAGAACATGGCCTGCTTATTTGTAACTGGGGAGCTCTTGTCCTTAGGTGTGGACGAACATATATTGGCGGAGGTGCAAGCATTCCTTTACCTGCAGACGTTGCAAATGCACTGCTTGCAGGAGAAGAACTTGGTCCTGTTATGGATCGCTATGCAAACAAAAAGAATGTCCGACACAATGAAGGCGCAATTGGCGTTTTCACAAATGGCAAAATAACTAGGCAAAGAATGTTTGCACAAGTCATGGAGTCGTTAGTTGGTCAATATGAATATGATTTAAAGACAAGCCAATAA
- a CDS encoding thioredoxin family protein, whose amino-acid sequence MRDLQSQEEFNELKNSSNKHVFLFSANWCGDCRFIDPFMPEVEQKYSEFTFIHIDRDKFIDTCIELDVFGIPSFVAFEGGKELGRFVSKDRKTQEEIENFIESL is encoded by the coding sequence ATGAGAGATTTACAGTCACAAGAGGAGTTTAACGAGTTAAAAAATAGCAGCAATAAGCATGTGTTTTTATTTTCTGCCAATTGGTGCGGAGATTGCCGTTTTATAGACCCATTTATGCCAGAAGTAGAACAGAAGTACAGCGAGTTTACATTTATTCACATTGATCGTGATAAATTCATTGATACATGCATCGAATTAGATGTGTTTGGTATTCCAAGCTTTGTTGCCTTTGAAGGTGGCAAGGAACTTGGCCGCTTTGTCAGCAAAGACCGTAAAACACAAGAAGAAATTGAGAACTTTATTGAATCATTGTGA
- a CDS encoding DUF1444 domain-containing protein, with protein MDSKKMKNLLQDRLKAEGRVFTFDSKKDQLRIESKDAGKGVTISLPGIIAKWEQEKEKAVDEVVYYIENGLTALVEDPALEGKEKNIYPVIRSTSFPLQTNEEIPFVVDEHTAETRIYYALDMGNTYRLIDEKIMHKENWKHSRIKEVALFNARSLRTSFKTDQVAGNTFYFLNTNDGYDASRILNDSFLKEMSETVKGTMAVAVPHQDVLIIADIENETGYDILAQMTMSFFASGRVPITALSFLYEDGSLEPVFILGKNKKKEQ; from the coding sequence ATGGACAGCAAAAAAATGAAGAACCTCTTACAAGACAGGCTTAAAGCAGAAGGAAGAGTGTTTACGTTTGATTCTAAAAAGGATCAACTTCGTATAGAGAGCAAGGATGCTGGCAAAGGTGTCACAATTTCTTTACCAGGAATTATTGCAAAATGGGAGCAAGAAAAGGAAAAAGCTGTAGATGAAGTTGTTTATTATATTGAAAATGGCTTAACTGCATTGGTAGAGGATCCAGCCCTTGAAGGGAAAGAAAAAAATATTTACCCTGTTATTCGCTCGACCTCATTTCCGTTGCAAACTAATGAAGAAATACCATTCGTAGTGGATGAGCATACAGCAGAAACAAGAATTTATTATGCATTGGATATGGGCAATACTTATCGTCTCATAGATGAAAAAATCATGCATAAGGAAAACTGGAAGCACAGCCGAATTAAGGAAGTGGCTCTCTTTAATGCCCGTTCTTTACGGACAAGTTTTAAAACTGATCAGGTTGCAGGCAACACATTTTATTTCTTGAATACGAATGACGGATATGATGCAAGCCGTATTCTTAACGATTCTTTCCTTAAGGAAATGAGTGAGACGGTAAAGGGCACAATGGCTGTAGCAGTACCGCATCAAGATGTGTTAATTATTGCAGATATAGAAAATGAGACAGGCTATGACATTTTAGCGCAAATGACAATGAGCTTTTTTGCAAGCGGCAGAGTTCCAATTACAGCACTGTCCTTCCTTTATGAAGATGGAAGTTTAGAACCTGTGTTTATTTTAGGGAAAAACAAGAAAAAAGAGCAGTGA